Genomic window (Acidimicrobiales bacterium):
GGGCCTGCTCGGCCGCCCGCAGGTCGGCGTGGGCCCTGGCGGTGATCTCGGCGCCGGCGTCGACGCTCACAGGCGGGGAGTTCATGACGACGGCGGCGGTGCCGGTGCCACCGAGGGCGACGGCGACGGCGGCGGCGGCGATGGAGCTGATGCTGAACATTTCGAGGCTCTCCTTGGGGTCGGCGCCGGCCCCGGGGTGGAGCCGGCGGGCGTTGGCCGGAGGACTGATCGCCCGGACGCCCCCGCTCCGTCGCGCCGAGCGTCGCTTCGAGCGGCTGGTGGTGCGACCTGAAGGGATGTCATCCGCTCGGGTGGCGCCCCTCGTCGCGATCGAACTTCCGCACGCTCCGCTCGCCCGCCGGAGAACGATGCAGCTCGACCGAATCGAGCGGGGCCGAACGAACGAGGTCGAAGATCTAGGAGCCGAGGAGGTCGAGCAGCGGCTGGTACAGCTGGGGCGGGGCGGCGACCGTCGTGTCGTCGGGGAGGACGGTGACGACGGCCCCCGCCTCGGCCGCCACCAGCATCCCGGCGGCCCGGTCCCACAGCTGGATGCCCCGCTCGTAATAGAGGTCGACCCGGCCGGCACCGACCCAGCACAGGTCGAGAGCGGCCGAGCCGGCCCGGCGCACGTCCCGGACGCAGGGCACCACCCGGGCGACGACCTGGCCCTGGCGGGCCCGGGACGCCGCTTCGTAGGCGAACCCGGTGGCGACGAGGGCGACGGACAGGTCGGGCGCGCCGGTCACCTCCAGGCGGCGCCCGTTGCACTCGGCGCCCCCGCCCCGCACGGCGGTGAAGGTCTCCCCGTGCGACGGGTCGTGCACCACCCCGGCGATCACCTCGCCGTCGTACTCGGCCGCCACCGACACCGCCCAGGCGGGGAACCCGTAGAGGTAGTTGGTGGTGCCGTCCAGGGGGTCGACGATCCACCGCACCCCCGACGTCCCCGCCCCGGCGAGCCCGCCCTCCTCGCCGAGCACGGCGTCCCCCGGGCGGGCGCCCAACAGGGTCTCGGTGATGAGCGCCTCGCTGGCCCGGTCGACGGCGGTGACCATGTCGGTGCCGCTGGTCTTGGTGCCCACGTCGGCGGCGGCACCGTCCTGGCCCTCCAGCAGGAGGTCGCCCGCCGCGACCGCGGCGGCCCGGGCCAGCGCCACCAGCTCGACGGGGTCGGGCGCGCCCACCGACGGCGGCGGGGCGGCGGGCACGCCGGCAGTCTCGCGCCCGCGGCGCGACCTCCCCTAGCCTGCGGGCGATGTCGGGCGGCTTGGTGGACCTGCGGTCGGACACCGTGACCCGTCCCACCGCCGAGATGCGGCGGGCGATGGCCGGCGCCGAGGTGGGCGACGACGTCTACGGCGAGGACCCCACCGTGAACCGCCTCCAGGAGGCGTACGCCGAGCGGGTCGGCAAGGACGCGGCGCTGTACGTCCCGAGCGGCGTCATGGCGAACCAGCTGGCGCTCCGGGTCCTGTGCCGGCCGGGGGCCACGGTCGTGACCGGCGCCCGCCAGCACGTGGTGATCTACGAGAACGGCGCGGGCGGCCGCAACGCGGCCGTGCAGTTCGCCACCGTCGACGACGCCGACGGCACCCTGGCGCCCGAGGACGTGACGTGGGCGCTCGAGGCGGCCGAGCACCACCACCCGGCGCCCGGCCTGGTGTGCGTCGAGAACACCCACATGCCGGCGGGCGGCGTGCCCTACCCCCTGTTCGCCCTCAAGGCCCTCCGTGTAGCGGCCGGCGCCCTGCCCGTCCACATGGACGGCGCCCGCCTGTTCAACGCCGAGGTGGCGACCGGTGTCCCCGCCGCGGCTTACGCGGCGGAGGCGACCACCGTGATGTCCTGCCTGTCCAAGGGGCTGTGCGCCCCCGTGGGGTCGGTGCTGGCCGGCCCGGCCGACGTGATCGAGGCGGCGCGCCTGGAGCGGGCCCGCATGGGCGGCGGGATGCGCCAGGCGGGCGTGATCGCGGCGGCCGGGCTGGTCGCCCTGCGCACGATGGTGGACCGCCTGGCCGAGGACCACGGGCGGGCCCGGCGACTGGCCGAGGCGGTGGCCGCCCGCTGGCCGGGCGCCGGCTGCGACCCGGGGGCCGTGCCGACGAACGTGGTCGTGTTCCGCCACCCCGAGCCGGCGCGCCTGCTGGAGCACCTGCGCGCCGCCGGCGTCCTCGCCGGCACCATCGCCCCCCGGGTCGTGCGCCTGGTCACCCATCACGACGTCGACGACGCCGCGGTCGGGCGCGCCTGCGCCTCGCTGGCGTCGGCGCCGTAGGGGAGCGACGGTGGCCCGACCGGTGGACGACGTGCCCGCCCGTGCCCTGGCCGTCTACGCCCACCCCGACGACCCCGAGGTGTCGTGCGGCGGCACGCTGGCCCGGTGGGCGGCCGCCGGCACCGACGTCCACGTGGTGATCTGCGCGGCGGGCGACAAGGGCTCGTCGGACCCCGGCGTGCGCCCGGAGGACCTGGCCCGCCGGCGGGCCGGCGAGGTGGAGGCGGCCAACGCCGTGCTGGGCGTGTCCGGCACCCACCTGCTCGGCCACCCCGACGGCGAGGTCGAGAACACCGCCGCCCTGCGGGCCCAGCTGGTCGCTCTGGTGCGCCGGCTCAAGCCCCAGGTGGTGGTGTGCCCCGACCCGACGGCGGTGTTCTTCGGGTCCCGCTACTTCAACCACCGCGACCACCGGGAGCTGGGCTGGGCCACCCTCGACGCCGTGGCCCCGGCGGCCGCCAGCCCCCACTACTTCCCCGACGCCGGGCCGCCCCACCAGGTGGAGGCCGTCTACCTGTCGGGGACGCTCGAGCCCGACCTGTGGGTCGAGATCACCGGCTCCATCGACGCCAAGGCCGAGGCCCTGCTGTGCCATGCGAGCCAGCTGGGCGAGACGGGGGAGTGGCTGCGCCAGGTCGTGCAGCAGCGGGCCGAGGAGGGGGGTCGGGTGGCCGGCGTGCCGTATGCCGAGGGGTTCCGGGTCCTGCGGCTCACGGCGTAGCCATGTCCGTCTCGCGCCACTGACCGGCCGGGCGGGTCCTGTCCCTCAGGGATCCTTCCCACCCGGTTCCCCCCACCTGCGCTGGGGCCCCACCGGGTGGGCCCCTTCCCTACGGGCCACCCGCCCGGCCTCGTCGGTGTCTCCCACCCCTCGGCCTGCGGGTCCGGCCGGGGGTGTGTTGTGGTGCGTGGGTCAGTTTCAGTGGTCCGTGGTGTCGTCTTCGTGCAGTTCGGTCCTTCGCCACTCGCCCATGGCTCTGAGGACGAGGACGGCGACGACGGCGACGCCGGCTGCGGCGGCGAGGCCGCCGATCACGGCGCCGGCGCCGGTGGCGGCGTCGCAGTCCTCGCACTGGAGGTTCACGAAGGAGGCGCCGATCAGCGCGCCGCACCCGCCGGCGACGAGGATGGCGAGGAAGGCGAGGAGCCGTGCCCGCCGCGACGGGAGCGCGGACAGCCGTCGGTCATCGCCTGTGGCCACGGCGGCGAATCGTATGCTGGCCGCCCGTGCGCGCCGCCATCGTCATGCCGACGTACGAGGAGGCCCGCAACATCGGCGTGGTGCTCCCCCGGGTCCGGGCGGCGGCGCCCGAGGCCGACGTCGTGGTGGTGGACGACGCCAGCCCCGACGGCACCGCCGACCTGGCCGAGGCGGTGGGCCGGGAGACGGGCGGCATCGTCGTCCTGCGCCGGACCGGGCCCCGGGGGTTCGGCGCCGCCTGCCGGGCCGGCTTCGCCTGGGCGCTGGAACGGGACTACGACGTCGTCGTCGAGATGGACGCCGACCTCTCGCACGACCCGGCCGCCCTCCCGGCCCTGCTGGCGGCCGTGGAGAGCGGCGCCGACCTGGCCGTCGGCTCCCGTTACGTC
Coding sequences:
- a CDS encoding inositol monophosphatase family protein; amino-acid sequence: MPAAPPPSVGAPDPVELVALARAAAVAAGDLLLEGQDGAAADVGTKTSGTDMVTAVDRASEALITETLLGARPGDAVLGEEGGLAGAGTSGVRWIVDPLDGTTNYLYGFPAWAVSVAAEYDGEVIAGVVHDPSHGETFTAVRGGGAECNGRRLEVTGAPDLSVALVATGFAYEAASRARQGQVVARVVPCVRDVRRAGSAALDLCWVGAGRVDLYYERGIQLWDRAAGMLVAAEAGAVVTVLPDDTTVAAPPQLYQPLLDLLGS
- a CDS encoding GntG family PLP-dependent aldolase, producing the protein MSGGLVDLRSDTVTRPTAEMRRAMAGAEVGDDVYGEDPTVNRLQEAYAERVGKDAALYVPSGVMANQLALRVLCRPGATVVTGARQHVVIYENGAGGRNAAVQFATVDDADGTLAPEDVTWALEAAEHHHPAPGLVCVENTHMPAGGVPYPLFALKALRVAAGALPVHMDGARLFNAEVATGVPAAAYAAEATTVMSCLSKGLCAPVGSVLAGPADVIEAARLERARMGGGMRQAGVIAAAGLVALRTMVDRLAEDHGRARRLAEAVAARWPGAGCDPGAVPTNVVVFRHPEPARLLEHLRAAGVLAGTIAPRVVRLVTHHDVDDAAVGRACASLASAP
- a CDS encoding PIG-L deacetylase family protein: MARPVDDVPARALAVYAHPDDPEVSCGGTLARWAAAGTDVHVVICAAGDKGSSDPGVRPEDLARRRAGEVEAANAVLGVSGTHLLGHPDGEVENTAALRAQLVALVRRLKPQVVVCPDPTAVFFGSRYFNHRDHRELGWATLDAVAPAAASPHYFPDAGPPHQVEAVYLSGTLEPDLWVEITGSIDAKAEALLCHASQLGETGEWLRQVVQQRAEEGGRVAGVPYAEGFRVLRLTA